One window of the Acinetobacter equi genome contains the following:
- a CDS encoding DUF3426 domain-containing protein, whose amino-acid sequence MIDRPTQCPKCSSIYKVSVAQLTVAQGMVCCPKCLCEFNALLHLIQLSTPQKTDLPDTQHIHIKHTNQEIITTSSDFLKIFNEKVEHSNIDLETYLNNLSYFSTEAIPSIPTLNLAEEKLNLSQQTAKRTYYITWGLTTSVLISILFFQLLMFNPKFLSDNPSVHQIFTKFCGLINCSDLEQQYSYINIRSLKTHSEEDTNINLIGELINQNDRSLPMPLLLLTLTKNKEIVFSRIYTSDEYLIPSLQNIKRIPINTPFMFDISLPLPEKNFDHYDLQIIRP is encoded by the coding sequence ATGATAGACAGACCAACCCAATGCCCTAAATGCTCAAGCATCTATAAAGTTTCTGTAGCTCAACTTACAGTAGCCCAGGGCATGGTTTGTTGTCCCAAATGCTTATGTGAATTTAATGCGCTATTACATTTAATTCAATTATCAACACCTCAAAAAACTGATTTACCCGATACTCAACACATTCATATAAAACATACAAATCAAGAAATTATTACAACATCTTCAGATTTTTTAAAAATTTTTAATGAAAAAGTAGAACACTCCAATATTGACTTAGAAACTTATTTAAATAATTTAAGCTATTTTAGTACAGAGGCAATTCCTAGTATCCCCACACTAAATTTAGCAGAAGAAAAATTAAATCTAAGTCAACAGACCGCTAAGAGGACTTATTATATTACTTGGGGACTTACAACTTCAGTTCTTATTTCAATCTTATTTTTTCAACTCTTAATGTTTAACCCTAAATTTTTAAGTGATAACCCTTCTGTTCACCAAATTTTCACTAAATTCTGCGGATTAATTAATTGCTCCGACTTAGAACAACAATATAGTTATATCAACATCCGTAGCCTAAAAACACACTCCGAAGAGGATACAAACATAAATTTGATAGGTGAACTGATTAATCAAAATGATCGTAGCTTGCCAATGCCATTATTATTACTCACCCTCACTAAAAATAAAGAAATTGTATTTAGTCGTATTTATACTTCCGATGAATACCTTATTCCTAGCTTACAAAATATTAAACGAATCCCCATTAATACTCCTTTTATGTTTGACATTTCACTTCCTTTGCCTGAAAAAAACTTCGATCATTATGATTTACAAATTATTCGTCCATAA
- the purH gene encoding bifunctional phosphoribosylaminoimidazolecarboxamide formyltransferase/IMP cyclohydrolase has translation MTIKRALISVSDKTGIVEFAQNLVALGVEILSTGGTYKLLKDNNVAVVEVSEHTGFPEMMDGRVKTLHPKIHGGILARRGLDEQVMAEHNIDAIDLVIVNLYPFAATVAKPNCSLADAIENIDIGGPTMVRAAAKNHASVGIVVNASDYATVIDELKANGALSYETRFDLAVKAFEHTAQYDGMIASYLGARVGKEEGQADKFARTFNTQLNKVQDLRYGENPHQSAAFYVESTATEASVSTAKQLQGKELSYNNIADTDAALECVKSFAKPACVIVKHANPCGVAVSLDGIKAAYDLAYATDPESAFGGIIAFNRELDVETAQAIVDRQFVEVIIAPSIAEGVLEVTGAKKNVRVLVCGELPAIDARAAQLDYKRVNGGLLVQDQDLGMITKDDLKVVTKRAPTEQEIDDMIFAWKVAKYVKSNAIVYAKNRQTIGVGAGQMSRVNSARIAAIKAEHAGLVVEGAVMASDAFFPFRDGIDNAAKAGIKCIIQPGGSMRDEETIAAADEAGIAMVFTGMRHFRH, from the coding sequence ATGACTATTAAACGCGCTTTAATCTCTGTATCAGACAAAACTGGTATTGTCGAATTCGCCCAAAACCTTGTTGCTCTTGGGGTAGAAATCTTATCTACTGGCGGCACATACAAATTGTTGAAAGACAATAATGTTGCTGTAGTTGAAGTTTCTGAGCATACAGGTTTTCCAGAGATGATGGACGGCCGTGTAAAAACGCTTCATCCAAAAATTCATGGAGGAATCCTTGCTCGTCGTGGTCTAGACGAACAAGTAATGGCTGAGCACAATATTGATGCAATCGATTTAGTTATTGTTAACTTATACCCTTTTGCTGCAACAGTTGCTAAACCAAACTGTTCACTTGCTGATGCGATTGAAAATATCGACATCGGTGGTCCGACAATGGTTCGCGCTGCTGCAAAAAACCATGCATCTGTAGGGATTGTGGTAAATGCATCTGACTATGCAACAGTTATTGATGAATTAAAAGCAAATGGTGCATTGTCTTACGAAACACGTTTTGACCTAGCTGTTAAAGCATTTGAACACACTGCTCAATATGACGGTATGATCGCATCTTACTTAGGCGCTCGTGTAGGTAAAGAAGAAGGTCAAGCTGACAAATTTGCACGTACATTCAATACACAATTAAATAAAGTTCAAGATTTACGTTACGGTGAAAACCCGCATCAATCTGCTGCATTCTATGTAGAATCAACTGCAACTGAAGCATCTGTTTCAACTGCAAAACAATTACAAGGTAAGGAATTATCTTACAACAATATTGCAGATACAGATGCAGCACTTGAATGTGTAAAATCTTTTGCAAAACCTGCCTGTGTAATTGTTAAACATGCAAATCCATGTGGTGTTGCTGTTTCTCTAGACGGCATTAAAGCTGCTTATGATCTTGCTTATGCAACAGATCCTGAATCTGCATTTGGTGGCATCATTGCATTTAACCGTGAATTAGATGTCGAAACTGCTCAAGCAATTGTAGATCGTCAATTTGTAGAAGTCATCATTGCACCAAGTATTGCTGAAGGTGTACTTGAAGTGACTGGCGCGAAGAAAAATGTCCGCGTACTTGTATGTGGTGAACTTCCAGCAATTGATGCACGTGCAGCTCAACTTGATTACAAACGCGTAAACGGTGGTTTACTTGTTCAAGATCAAGACTTAGGCATGATCACTAAAGACGACCTTAAAGTTGTGACTAAACGTGCTCCAACTGAACAAGAAATTGACGACATGATTTTTGCTTGGAAAGTTGCAAAATACGTGAAGTCTAACGCGATTGTTTATGCGAAAAACCGTCAAACAATTGGTGTAGGCGCAGGTCAAATGAGCCGCGTAAACTCTGCTCGTATTGCAGCAATTAAAGCAGAACATGCAGGTCTTGTTGTGGAAGGTGCAGTAATGGCATCTGACGCATTCTTCCCATTCCGTGATGGTATTGATAATGCTGCTAAAGCAGGTATTAAATGTATTATCCAACCAGGTGGTTCTATGCGTGATGAAGAAACAATTGCTGCTGCTGATGAAGCTGGTATCGCAATGGTCTTCACTGGCATGCGTCACTTCCGCCACTAA
- the fis gene encoding DNA-binding transcriptional regulator Fis translates to MNSKSPIFTAQSDVALRIHVDRAVRHYFAQLQGEQPSQVYDMVLAEMEKPLLSVVLEYTRGNQTRAAEILGLNRGTLRKKLKAHGLMSE, encoded by the coding sequence ATGAATAGCAAATCTCCTATTTTTACTGCACAATCTGATGTTGCTCTTCGTATTCACGTAGATCGCGCAGTTCGCCATTACTTTGCACAATTGCAAGGCGAGCAACCATCACAAGTGTACGATATGGTGCTAGCAGAAATGGAGAAACCTCTTTTATCTGTCGTTCTAGAATATACGCGTGGTAATCAAACACGCGCTGCCGAGATTCTCGGACTGAACCGTGGAACTTTACGTAAAAAGTTAAAAGCTCACGGTTTAATGAGTGAATAA